Proteins from a genomic interval of Streptomyces fodineus:
- a CDS encoding response regulator, with amino-acid sequence MSTPTPSAPPIRVLIADDQMMVRTGFRFFLDAQPDITVAGEAADGEEAVALARRLRPDVCLLDIRMPKLDGLAATRLLAGPEVTDPLRVVVVTTFDLDEYVYGALRGGACGFLLKDSGPTLLAEAVRAAAAGDSLVSPSVTVRLLRHLTEPERTARPAPVTEPLTDRELDVVRLVAVGRTNAEIAAGLYVSLSTVKTHLSSVQLKLAARNRVEIAAWAWRHGYVRPGS; translated from the coding sequence ATGAGCACCCCCACCCCCAGCGCCCCGCCCATCCGGGTCCTGATCGCCGACGACCAGATGATGGTCCGCACCGGCTTCCGGTTCTTCCTGGACGCGCAGCCCGACATCACCGTGGCCGGTGAGGCCGCCGACGGCGAGGAGGCGGTGGCGCTGGCCCGCCGGCTGCGGCCGGACGTGTGCCTGCTGGACATCCGGATGCCGAAGCTGGACGGCCTGGCCGCGACCCGGCTGCTGGCCGGGCCGGAGGTGACCGACCCGCTGCGGGTGGTGGTGGTCACCACCTTCGACCTGGACGAGTACGTGTACGGGGCGCTGCGCGGCGGTGCCTGCGGCTTTCTGCTGAAGGACTCCGGGCCGACGCTGCTGGCGGAGGCGGTCCGTGCCGCCGCGGCCGGTGACTCGCTGGTCTCCCCGTCGGTCACCGTACGGCTGCTCAGGCACCTGACGGAGCCCGAGCGCACGGCCCGGCCCGCCCCGGTGACGGAGCCGCTGACCGACCGGGAACTGGACGTCGTCCGGCTGGTCGCGGTCGGCCGGACCAACGCCGAGATCGCAGCCGGGCTGTACGTCTCCCTGTCCACGGTGAAGACGCACCTGTCCAGCGTGCAGCTGAAGCTGGCGGCGCGGAACCGGGTCGAGATCGCGGCCTGGGCGTGGCGGCACGGATACGTCCGCCCGGGCAGCTGA
- a CDS encoding Cof-type HAD-IIB family hydrolase, translating into MPATPAPLLDVPGLPAGPADIRLIVTDMDGTLLDDAQRIPDGLWPMLTELRRRGVLFSPASGRQYATLARQFAEVAEGMVFIAENGTYVVRDGVELSSDTLEPSVPADIARTVRRLVAGGVDVGAVVCGKRAAYVERTDEAFLTEVRKYYVEHRIVEDLTAVDDDVIKVALFDFGAAEHSTAPALDAFAGTHQVVVSGEHWVDVMNRTANKGTALRGLQRALGITPAQTMVFGDYLNDLEMLDAADWSFAMANAHPEVVRRARHLAPSNKDNGVLRTVSRVLGL; encoded by the coding sequence TCACCGACATGGACGGCACGCTGCTGGACGACGCCCAGCGGATCCCCGACGGGCTGTGGCCCATGCTCACCGAACTGCGTCGGCGGGGCGTGCTGTTCAGTCCGGCGAGCGGCCGCCAGTACGCCACCCTGGCACGGCAGTTCGCCGAGGTCGCCGAGGGCATGGTGTTCATCGCGGAGAACGGCACGTACGTGGTCCGCGACGGCGTGGAGCTGAGCTCCGACACCCTCGAGCCGTCCGTGCCCGCGGACATCGCGCGGACGGTACGGCGGCTGGTCGCCGGCGGCGTGGACGTCGGTGCCGTGGTGTGCGGCAAGCGGGCCGCCTACGTCGAGCGGACCGACGAGGCGTTCCTCACGGAGGTGCGCAAGTACTACGTCGAGCACCGGATCGTCGAGGATCTCACCGCCGTCGACGACGACGTGATCAAGGTCGCGCTGTTCGATTTCGGAGCCGCCGAGCACTCCACCGCCCCCGCCCTCGACGCGTTCGCCGGTACCCACCAGGTCGTCGTCTCCGGCGAGCACTGGGTGGACGTGATGAACCGCACCGCCAACAAGGGCACCGCGCTGCGCGGCCTCCAGCGGGCGCTCGGCATCACACCCGCGCAGACCATGGTCTTCGGCGACTACCTCAACGACCTGGAGATGCTCGACGCCGCCGACTGGTCCTTCGCCATGGCGAACGCCCACCCGGAGGTCGTACGCCGGGCCCGCCACCTCGCCCCGTCCAACAAAGACAACGGCGTGCTGCGGACCGTCTCCCGCGTCCTCGGCCTGTAA